A stretch of DNA from Leptospira barantonii:
GATCTTGTCTTCCAAAACCATGTTGTTTCTATAGATTTTAGATTTCAGTTTGTTGATGTTTCTAGGAGCTTCCGTTCTCGGTTCAGGATCATTGCTGTTCTGACCTTCGTAGTAGATCTCCATATACTTCGCGAGAGAACCTTGAACGTTTTTGTTCAATCCTCTTTCTTCATCACGGATAAAGTCGTAAACTTCGACGCGGATGCAATTGTTCGCAGGATCTTCTTGATTGATCGCTGGAACACATTCGTCGTTATTCGCCTTTCCTTTAAACAGAACGGTTCTGAAAGGAAGAACTCGAACTTTCATTTTCATAAGAACCGTATGACGTGTGAGTCTTTGGTTCAATTCGAATACTTTTTCGTCGAGTTTTCTCTCTGTTTCCAGGATTGACTGGCCTAACTGAGCGTCTGATGGTGATTTCTGGTCTGCGTTGGAATTTTGCTGAGAAAATACCGCAGTAGAAATTGCGACTAGAACTACTAAAAATAGCTTTTGAAGTTTCATTTCCCCTTGTCCTTAGTGAAGCGGATATTTGAATCCTACAACAAGACCTAAGTCTGGCCATAGAACCCTATGTGTATTATCGGAATAATAGACTCCGGATTGAATGAATGCACCAC
This window harbors:
- the fcpB gene encoding flagellar-coiling protein FcpB codes for the protein MKLQKLFLVVLVAISTAVFSQQNSNADQKSPSDAQLGQSILETERKLDEKVFELNQRLTRHTVLMKMKVRVLPFRTVLFKGKANNDECVPAINQEDPANNCIRVEVYDFIRDEERGLNKNVQGSLAKYMEIYYEGQNSNDPEPRTEAPRNINKLKSKIYRNNMVLEDKIISEVMDRGPNTQPSHNDKVEVFFQKDNYPEYGRPETPAEKGVGKYILAGVENTKTHPIRNSFKKEFYIKHLDQFDRLFTKIFDYNDQLGNENYKENVDALKESLRY